GCAAACAGAATCACAGGTTTGGGTTGAAGGACAGACAGATGATGGACACACCTACTATTACAACACAGTCACTGGAGGTAAACAAACTACTGCTTTTCAGTACATGACAATTGGAACCGTTCTTTTCACCAACATTTACCCTCTTGTCTGTTTTTACTATAGAATCTAAATGGGAAAACCCACAAGGTTTCCAGGGAAGTTCAGACTCAACACATCCTGCAGTCACAGAGGttactaataataaaacatgtattttaaactgTATTGTACTATTAAATGTTGTTCAAAACAAACTTAATATTTCCTGTTTGTCATTAGAGCTCTTCAAGCTGTCCTTGGATGGAAGCTGTCAGCCCTGACGGTCATACATATTACTATAACACAGAGACTGGAGGTAGaatatgttgtgattttttGTACAGttataatttatttctattttactattatatatatatttttttccaatgtGTTTTCTGTATGATATTCACATGCTTTGTCTTTCCTACCTCACAGAGTCTAGCTGGGAGAAACCACTGGACCTTGCTTTACATGAAGCTTCTGGATCTGGATCCGGATCCGGATCTGGATCCAGCAAAGAAGTCGAGAGTCAGGAAGAGCCTTCAACCCCGCAGCCTGAACCCCTTTCAGGAGAAGAGTGCTCCAATGAAGCCCAGGCATCCAAGGAGGCTGAGGTTCCAGAAGTAGCCACTCAGCAGCCCAAAGTCCCAAAGATAAGCTTCAGGGTGAGAAgagtagttaaaaaaaaaaaagtccacttGGTTAAAATTAACCTAATCTGATAAtttcctgatgttttttttttttttttcttaagaaaaggaaagcagaggcagagccttcagaaAAGGAGGGAGAAGATGAAGCAAGTGATGATACCCCTAAAGAGGATGCTGAAGAGATGAAAAAAGTGGAAGAGATCCAAACAACAACACCCAAGCCTgaggagaaaaaggaggaaGCCGCACCACAAGTGGAGAAACGAGCCAGAAGGCCGAAAACTGCAAATCCTTACGGGTCCTGGGAAAAGATTCAGCAAGAGATTGATCCATAGTAAGAGAAAGATCCTGGTCCACAATTATCTGATCTCAGTAGCTACTGCAAAAACTCTTTAactcttctcttttcctttcctctccagTGCCAAAGTGGATCTGCAGTTGCCCAAGGTAGAGGGAACTACAGCCAGCGCTGCCGTTGTCCCACCACCAGAGCCCAAACCCAAGTTCAAAGAGCGCATCATCACCTCGCTTGGAGACGAAGGTGGACCTGCTTTGTTCAggaaagcaaaaacacaaaatggcaaATCCAGGAGCCTCCGACAGagagacgacgacgacgactgaGCCAAATACGGAATACAATACAAAACTACCCTTTCTAGGAACTTgttgcagcatttttttttgttgttttattaacattttagacCAagaaatttgaagaaaaaatatTCTATGATGCAATTTTTCTTATTTAACTCGAAAAATTGTGCACCGTGTCATACTTTTCTCcgtgtgacattttgataatgTTTCTCAGTGGTATTTATCTTGTGAATAAAGGACTGTACATACTCCACAGGAACAGAgaaatgttttctctctttctcccagggctgcaaaaaaagaatgacgTCATTGTTTTCTTGCAGCCCTTGTTTGGGATttcttgcagcttgttcttgacacATCAAGAACTTGAGAAAACttgaaaaagaacaaatgtctctgttcttgacaagtatgtacaggcctttacAATATTGTAGGCCTCCTCGtgtgatttaaaatattcatgtaGTCTGGTAAGTGTTGATGCATCCATAAAGagcaattcaattcaaaagtgttttatatttttttaacgcTTACATTATGACGTTACGAGGCTTTAACTTGTCAGTTAAAGTAAATGAATAAGATGGAAAGTGGAATTTCAATAAACAATGACTTGAAATTAATTTTATATACAAATTGtttttcaaactgaaaatgattaataataattactggGGGTTGCTGGTGAGTTGGCACACATACGCAGGGAGTGACATGCTTTTGGTATTAAGCTGATATGTGGGTGAACCGCACCCTGATCGGCAAAGAAGCTTTAAGAACACTTACCCACAATATACGGGTCAGTTTTACTGAACTAACTTACTACTAATTATGTTTACATGAAATAaaactatatttatatttgtatatttgttaCAACTACATGAACCTTTCTCATTTTCCTTGTCAGGGCCAGTATGTCCTTAGAGATTAATGTTTGGTCCCAAgaagaacctaatttctgagaaactggttaagGTTGTTGGTACAATGTAAATTGTGAGTAGGTTAATAAGGAATAAGGTAAATAAGGAGGTCACACCGATATTAAAATACCATTTGAAAGTAAGACCTAGCTGAGACAGGGTTAGATAGCAATatattttaacaacaaataacatcagaaaagtttgagaataatgatgtgttCCATTTAGTCTAAAATATTTCCATTCACGTAGGAAAGCCCATGCACTCAGATTTCTAACTCCCAAACTCAACCTAGAGATGTTTAGTTAATTAGTCATATCATTTTAGGCAT
This genomic interval from Solea solea chromosome 2, fSolSol10.1, whole genome shotgun sequence contains the following:
- the wbp4 gene encoding WW domain-binding protein 4; translation: MADYWKSQPRKFCQYCKCWIADNKPSRDFHERGKNHKENVAAKITEIKKKSIQKAKQEERMSKDFAAMEDAAMKAYQEDLKRMEREAAGLDSPPPPTATSRQQPQVRPQPQVRPQPKKQQKKVEKARKKFTKQTESQVWVEGQTDDGHTYYYNTVTGESKWENPQGFQGSSDSTHPAVTESSSSCPWMEAVSPDGHTYYYNTETGESSWEKPLDLALHEASGSGSGSGSGSSKEVESQEEPSTPQPEPLSGEECSNEAQASKEAEVPEVATQQPKVPKISFRKRKAEAEPSEKEGEDEASDDTPKEDAEEMKKVEEIQTTTPKPEEKKEEAAPQVEKRARRPKTANPYGSWEKIQQEIDPYAKVDLQLPKVEGTTASAAVVPPPEPKPKFKERIITSLGDEGGPALFRKAKTQNGKSRSLRQRDDDDD